ATGGCCGCGCCGACGCCGCCCCAGGCAATGCCATAACGCGCCTGCGTGAGGCAACTCAGTGGTGCGGCCAGCCCCTCCGCGAGCGGGAGACGGTTGGCATCGGGAACGCGGCAATCGTCAAAGAAGAGCTCGCTGGTAATCGACGCCCTGAGGGAGAACTTGTGTGGGATGTCCCGCGAGGTGTAACCCGGGGTCCCTTTCTCGACGAGGAACCCGCGAATGCCCTCTTCGGTCGCGGCCCAGACGACCGCGACATCGGCCAGCGTGCCGTTGGTGATCCACATCTTGGCGCCGTTGAGGACCCAGTCCCCGCCGCGTTTCACGGCCCGGGTCTTCATGTTGCCCGGATCGCTGCCGCCGTCCGGCTCGGTCAAGCCGAAGCAGCCGATGGCGCGTGCCCGGGCCATGTCCGGAAGCCAGCGCTGCTTTTGCTCCGGCGTTCCATAGCGATCGATGGGATACATGACCAACCCGCTCTGCACCGAGGCGAAGCTGCGGATGCCGCTGTCCCCACGTTCGAGCTCCTGCATGATGAGCCCGTAGGCAACGTTGTTGAGACCGGCGCAGCCGTAGTCCTTCAGCGTCGGACCGAAGACCCCCAGTTCCGCCATTTCCGGAATGAGGTCCTTGGGGAAGCGCTCGTGCTCGAAACAATCGGCGATGACGGGAAGTACCCGTTCGTCAACGAACTTCCCCACGGCGTCGCGAACCTGCCGCTCGTCCTCGGTCAGCAAAGAATCAAAAGCGAAATAGTCAGGTAGAGCGATATCGGGCACACTGATCTCCGCGAATTACTACTTTAATAGAACCGGCCGTGGTACTCGAAATGAATAGTAGCGGAAACGGGTGCGGCTCGTCAAAAGAGGGCCTGTCGTTTGCGGGGCGGCGGGATGCTTACCGTCGCCCAACTTCAGTGACCCAGCGATTGGCGGGTAGGTGCAGCGGTTCTTTGCGCAATGCGGGGATCGCGAAAGACGAACGTGTTCTTCGGGAATCGTCTGGGCTAAGGCCGGCCGCCGCCGGAGCCACCCGACGAGCCGGGGCGACTCGACCCGCCACGTGCATTTCCGCCCGGTCCTCCCGGTCCGCCTCGTCCTCCCGGACCGCCGCCTCCGCCGCGCCCGAATCCGGGACCGCCCGGCATCTGGATTCCCCGTTCCTGCGCTCGGGCGCGCATGGCCGAGAAGTAGGCCATTCCCCGAGCCATTTCGTCCGGATTCCGCGACTCGGATTGCTCTTTCCGCTCCTGCTGTGTGCGATTGGCGAATTGGGCCCGCCAGCGGTCGCGCTCGGCCTCGGAGGGGGGCTGCTGCGGTGCTTCGCGGCGCCATTCCTCCACACGCTTCATGAACTCGTCGAGGTGCTTGTCCAGGACGGACGGCTTGAGGTCGTCGGGAGCGTCGAAATACTCATCTACCCGCTCTTTCATGGCCGCCTGCCAGGACTGGCGCATGTTGTCGCGCAGTTCCCGGCGCTGCTCGTCGGTCAGGTCGTCGCGGCGCATGATCTCGCGCATCGTGCCCGGCCCGCCCTGTTCCATTCGGGCGCGAAGGGCGTCGGGTTGCAGGTCCGGGGGCAACGACGAAGCCGGAGCGCGGTTCACTGGAAAAATCGCAAACACCGCAGCCACACTGCCGGCCAGCACCACGCCTGCCACGGAAATCCACTTCCACTTGCCTGATTGAACCGGCTTCGCGTTTGTCGAACGCTTCTGCTTCACATCACGTCTCCCCGAAATTCGGTGAATCGGCCGAATTTCGGATCAGAACTCGTAGTCCGTCACATGACCGTCACCGTAGAGATAGCGACGCGCGCCGACGGTACCACCCTTGCCGTGGAAGTTGTCGAAGTCGCGCATGATCCAGATCGTGTTGTCGGGAATGGCCTCGCCGATTCGCCGCTCAATCCTACCGGCAACCTCGGCGGTGGTTCGCCCGGCGAACTGCCAGCGATATTCGTAGGAGGATCTTTCCGATTCGAAGTACGTTTTGCCGCGGTTCGGCTCCGGCCGGCGGTCCCCGTTGTCATCCATCGGGCATCGGAAAACGCGGGGTTCGCCACCCACGTGATCTTCCAGAACATCCGCAATATAGATGGGCTCTTTCGTGGAAAGCGGGAACGGACCCGTTGAGGGAAGGAAGGAGGCGTACGGCAAGCGGTCCTTGTTCTCGGACAGATAGGACCGAAGCCCGACCCCGACCTGCTTGAGATTGCTTGCGCACATGGTCCGCTTGGCCTGGGAACGAACCTTGCTCAACGCAGGAAAAAGAATGGCGGCCATGATGCCCATGATGGCAATGACCACCAAGAGCTCCAACAGCGTGAATGCCCGGCGCCGATCCATGGCTTCCATTGTACCTGTATCGACTTCCGCCCGACAATTCCCCAAAATCGGCCCGGACATGATCTTACGGTTACATGACGATCGCAGGGGCCGAATTCCCCGCATAACGCAGAACGATGGCCGCAACCACTTATTGCCGGGAAAGCTGCCCAGGAAGTCGAATCCTGCACAGGGGCGATCCCGCCAGGCCCACCGCTTGTTCTGGGAGCACGGTTCGGCGTACACTCCACGGCAGCGTTGTCATCGGTTCCGATGACCCAAGGAGCCTTTCCGCGAGGAACGAGATCGCGGGGATTCAGTCGGGTGGACCCACCCCTGAAACCCGCGAGGAACCGTCCGGACGGATCGGCCTCAAAGGTGGAGCATCATGGTTTCAAAGGCAAATGTCGTGCGCGCCGTTCCGGGCGCGTATTCCCCGACGAAATTCGTTCCGCTGGGGGTGCCGTCGCGATCGGCTCCGCGTCCGCTGCCCATGAGCATGGACGAGGCACGGGAGCGCGGTTGGGAAGAGATTGACGTCGTATTCGTCACCGGTGACGCGTACATCGATCACCCCAGCTTCGCCATGGCCATTCTGGGGCGCGTGCTTGAAGCGGACGGGTTCCGCGTGGGAATCGTCGCCCAACCCGACTGGCACTCCTGCGACGCTTGGAAGACGTTCGGCCGGCCTCGACTCTTCTTCGCCGTCAGTGCCGGCAACATGGACTCGATGATCAACCACTACACGGCCAACCGGAAGGTGCGCAACGATGACGCATACTCTCCCGGCGGTCGCATCGGGCTGCGGCCGGATCGGGCAACACTGGCGTATTGCCAGCGAGCGCGGGAGGCGTTCAAGGGCGTTCCTGTGATCGCCGGCGGTGTCGAGGCCAGCCTGCGCCGCCTGGCGCACTATGACTACTGGAGCGATACGGTCCGCCGTTCGATTCTGCTCGACGCCAAGTCCGACCTCGTCGTGTTCGGAATGGGTGAATCGGCGATCGTTGAAATCGCCCGCCGCTTGCGCGATGGCGAGACGGTTCGGGACCTGCGCGACATGCGCGGCGTGGCCTACGCGATGGGAGCGAGTGAAGATGCGCCCAGCGGGTCGAACGCTGTCGAGCTTCCGTCCTTCGAAGCTGTCCGCGAGGACAGGCTCGCTTTTGCTGAAGCCACGCGGCTGATCCACGTCGAGACCAACCCCTACAACGCCCGCACACTGGTCCAACGGCACGATCGCCAGGCGATCGTATGCAATCCCCCACGTCTGCCGGAGTCGCAGGAGGCGATGGATTACTTCTACGATCTGCCGTACACGCGCAAACCGCATCCGCGGTACAGCGAGCCGATTCCGGCGTTCGAGATGATCCGGGACTCGGTGACGATCATGCGCGGCTGCTTCGGCGGCTGCACGTACTGTTCAATCACCACGCACCAGGGCCGGATCATCCAGAGCCGCAGCCGCGGGTCAATCGTGCGGGAGGTGGAATCAATGTCGGCCGACGGCGACTTCAAGGGCATCGTCAGCGACATCGGCGGGCCCACGGCCAACATGTACGAGATGCGCTGCCTGCGTCCGGAAATCGAAGCCATCTGCCGGCGGCTGAGCTGCGTGCATCCCACCATCTGCCCGCTGCTGGGCACGGATCACGGCCCGCTGCTGGAGGTCATGCGCGAAACGAGACACGTACCGGGGGTGCGGAAAGTCCTCGTGGCAAGCGGCGTGCGCATGGACCTGGCGAGACTCTCGCCGGAGTACATGCATGAGCTGACCTCGCATCACGTCGGCGGGCACCTCAAGGTCGCCCAGGAGCACACCGATACCACGACGCTGTCACTCATGAAGCGCCCGGCGCCGGAGAGCTTTCAGGATTTCG
The genomic region above belongs to Phycisphaerae bacterium and contains:
- a CDS encoding type II secretion system protein; its protein translation is MEAMDRRRAFTLLELLVVIAIMGIMAAILFPALSKVRSQAKRTMCASNLKQVGVGLRSYLSENKDRLPYASFLPSTGPFPLSTKEPIYIADVLEDHVGGEPRVFRCPMDDNGDRRPEPNRGKTYFESERSSYEYRWQFAGRTTAEVAGRIERRIGEAIPDNTIWIMRDFDNFHGKGGTVGARRYLYGDGHVTDYEF
- a CDS encoding YgiQ family radical SAM protein translates to MVSKANVVRAVPGAYSPTKFVPLGVPSRSAPRPLPMSMDEARERGWEEIDVVFVTGDAYIDHPSFAMAILGRVLEADGFRVGIVAQPDWHSCDAWKTFGRPRLFFAVSAGNMDSMINHYTANRKVRNDDAYSPGGRIGLRPDRATLAYCQRAREAFKGVPVIAGGVEASLRRLAHYDYWSDTVRRSILLDAKSDLVVFGMGESAIVEIARRLRDGETVRDLRDMRGVAYAMGASEDAPSGSNAVELPSFEAVREDRLAFAEATRLIHVETNPYNARTLVQRHDRQAIVCNPPRLPESQEAMDYFYDLPYTRKPHPRYSEPIPAFEMIRDSVTIMRGCFGGCTYCSITTHQGRIIQSRSRGSIVREVESMSADGDFKGIVSDIGGPTANMYEMRCLRPEIEAICRRLSCVHPTICPLLGTDHGPLLEVMRETRHVPGVRKVLVASGVRMDLARLSPEYMHELTSHHVGGHLKVAQEHTDTTTLSLMKRPAPESFQDFDRQFKEQSAEAGKKQYLVPYFISAHPGTDLPAMIDLAVFLKQNGYKPEQVQDFIPAPFDIAACMYHTGLDPFTKKPVKVAKGLRDRKLQRALMQFFKPENYFAVRKALIEAGKQDLIGDGCDCLIPAKPPQAAIDARMRRAQRELKDGDHVHSRQRTPGRGYRPGRKTAKRRHRKSE
- a CDS encoding acyl-CoA dehydrogenase family protein; translated protein: MALPDYFAFDSLLTEDERQVRDAVGKFVDERVLPVIADCFEHERFPKDLIPEMAELGVFGPTLKDYGCAGLNNVAYGLIMQELERGDSGIRSFASVQSGLVMYPIDRYGTPEQKQRWLPDMARARAIGCFGLTEPDGGSDPGNMKTRAVKRGGDWVLNGAKMWITNGTLADVAVVWAATEEGIRGFLVEKGTPGYTSRDIPHKFSLRASITSELFFDDCRVPDANRLPLAEGLAAPLSCLTQARYGIAWGGVGAAMACYREALEFARNRVLFGSPLLHKQTVQIRLADMVRQITLGQLLALQLGRLKDEGTMHHSHVSMAKWNNVRMALDIARDARDILGAGGISVECCPVRHMLNLESVITYEGTETIHQLIVGRELADGKGAF